Proteins encoded within one genomic window of uncultured Fibrobacter sp.:
- a CDS encoding PD40 domain-containing protein, whose translation MNRILKFCACAVFGVTSVFAQQGAPTGAAVDPSADEQKALSALKGKLEGAIVWATSRANSHHDIWIMNADGTNARALTQGDNVDWFPRISPDGSTVLFNRSKGGWVPENDANYPEKWDLWMVDISGENARKVVDNATWGTWRPDGKSIVFSRAGKVFTMDLGSKKETLVLDGEKAFNKSGVILQEPNMSPDGKHLAITLRGSMRETGVWDLAKNAWTKSGDGCQIDWNFDGSKLYRVNPTGNGGTAAPSEILWFSAKDGKQVEKVGFFGIPKNVKLMDLPGRRSHEYFPRLSPDGKWLVWGATDKGHDHDLFDYELYIWKIGDPVESATRITYHSGNDRWPDIWLGKVPVKESAPVAQAAAATAANVPAAVAGGVSEAKMDELIKAIDRLTEAVKSLAK comes from the coding sequence ATGAATAGAATTTTGAAGTTTTGTGCCTGTGCCGTTTTTGGTGTGACCTCGGTTTTTGCCCAGCAGGGCGCTCCGACGGGTGCCGCCGTTGACCCTTCTGCCGATGAACAGAAAGCCCTCAGTGCCTTGAAAGGCAAACTTGAAGGTGCGATTGTCTGGGCGACGAGCCGCGCCAATTCCCACCACGATATTTGGATTATGAATGCCGATGGCACGAATGCCCGTGCCTTGACTCAGGGTGACAACGTGGACTGGTTCCCGCGCATTTCGCCGGATGGTTCTACAGTGCTCTTTAACCGCAGCAAGGGCGGTTGGGTTCCTGAAAACGACGCCAACTACCCTGAAAAGTGGGATTTGTGGATGGTCGACATCTCGGGCGAAAATGCTCGCAAGGTTGTAGACAATGCAACGTGGGGCACCTGGAGGCCCGACGGCAAGTCGATCGTCTTTAGCCGTGCCGGTAAGGTGTTTACCATGGATCTCGGCAGCAAGAAAGAGACTCTTGTGCTCGATGGCGAAAAGGCTTTCAACAAGTCCGGCGTGATTCTGCAGGAGCCGAACATGAGCCCCGATGGCAAGCACTTAGCCATTACGCTCCGCGGTTCCATGCGCGAAACGGGCGTGTGGGATTTGGCAAAGAATGCCTGGACCAAGTCCGGTGACGGTTGCCAGATTGACTGGAATTTTGACGGCAGCAAGCTTTACCGCGTGAACCCGACGGGTAACGGTGGCACGGCTGCTCCGAGCGAAATCCTCTGGTTCAGCGCCAAGGATGGCAAGCAGGTTGAAAAGGTCGGCTTCTTTGGCATTCCGAAGAACGTGAAGTTGATGGACTTGCCTGGCCGCCGCAGTCACGAATATTTCCCGCGCCTGTCTCCCGACGGCAAGTGGCTTGTTTGGGGTGCTACCGACAAGGGCCACGACCACGACTTGTTCGACTACGAACTGTACATCTGGAAGATTGGCGATCCAGTGGAATCGGCAACGCGTATTACTTACCATAGCGGTAACGACCGCTGGCCGGACATTTGGCTCGGTAAGGTTCCGGTAAAGGAATCTGCACCTGTTGCCCAGGCTGCCGCTGCGACTGCTGCAAACGTGCCCGCAGCTGTGGCCGGTGGTGTAAGCGAAGCCAAGATGGACGAACTCATCAAGGCCATTGATCGCTTGACTGAAGCAGTGAAGTCTTTAGCTAAGTAG
- a CDS encoding TrmH family RNA methyltransferase → MAMFSEKKFLATKETSKAKRMAELLRVIILQLGDDVPRAKREFETYAEWMKLPESERLTGKNQAQMIDLYKTFRTRAGLGFERDVYLEQEPGDREVANEAPLPFAVLVHNLRSAFNVGSIIRSTDCFGLEGVHLSGYSCGPDHVTVKSAARGCQEWIPIKRWESPFDCVKWHKENGYEIIALETGEDIPSINEVKWPEKGLIILGNEELGIAPELMAEATMKVTIPMAGRKASMNVAGAYAIMCFKIRSDCGPTT, encoded by the coding sequence ATGGCCATGTTTTCCGAAAAGAAATTCCTCGCTACCAAAGAGACCTCCAAGGCCAAGCGCATGGCCGAACTTTTACGTGTCATCATTTTGCAGCTGGGCGACGACGTACCCCGTGCAAAACGTGAATTCGAAACCTACGCCGAATGGATGAAACTCCCCGAAAGCGAGCGCCTTACCGGAAAGAATCAAGCCCAGATGATTGACCTTTACAAGACGTTCCGCACTCGGGCCGGGCTCGGGTTTGAACGCGACGTTTACCTGGAGCAAGAGCCGGGCGACCGCGAAGTCGCAAACGAAGCCCCGCTCCCGTTCGCCGTACTCGTGCACAACTTGCGCAGCGCCTTTAACGTAGGCTCTATCATTCGCAGTACCGACTGCTTCGGGCTCGAAGGCGTACACCTAAGCGGTTACAGTTGCGGCCCCGACCATGTGACGGTCAAGAGTGCCGCCCGCGGCTGCCAGGAATGGATTCCTATCAAGCGCTGGGAAAGCCCCTTTGACTGCGTCAAGTGGCACAAGGAAAACGGCTACGAGATTATTGCACTTGAAACCGGCGAAGACATCCCGAGCATTAACGAAGTCAAGTGGCCCGAGAAGGGGCTCATCATTCTCGGAAACGAGGAATTAGGAATCGCTCCGGAACTGATGGCCGAAGCGACGATGAAGGTGACTATCCCGATGGCTGGCCGCAAGGCGAGCATGAATGTCGCCGGAGCATATGCCATTATGTGTTTTAAAATTCGTTCCGACTGCGGTCCGACTACTTAG